A window from Kluyveromyces lactis strain NRRL Y-1140 chromosome E complete sequence encodes these proteins:
- a CDS encoding alpha/beta fold hydrolase (similar to gnl|GLV|CAGL0K04015g Candida glabrata CAGL0K04015g and weakly similar to YGR031W uniprot|P53219 Saccharomyces cerevisiae YGR031W Hypothetical ORF) has product MFLSLRPSLSVSRLAVVRRAYSSPASKKQINDGLVPLPHKEVIDMAFDLHLPERSVIGKLPYHSPEPIIFFHGLLGSKRNYKHDCKKLATALQTPVYTVDVRNHGSSEHALPFNYGTLVNDLVHFIHQHKLGKVNIIGYSLGAKVGMLACLKHPELFSAACIIDNAPEPQPHIKAFLSTLIKSCVKLLDQGKVRVDDKLWRHKASESLKRYLPNAGVRNYVLNNIVHNPRVVEYRSPVINYDDGLIHFKNPVRHMLDCGVKDVADWPTEEVKDKKFLGPVNFIRATKSAFINPDSLKAINSFFPFNNIHEINATHFVLNERPQEYLRAVIDFFKVTRYQLENKRNKDPNNYMQTQNSISNSDTMGQSL; this is encoded by the coding sequence ATGTTTTTATCTTTGAGACCTTCATTGAGTGTTTCTCGTTTGGCTGTTGTTAGAAGAGCTTACTCTTCTCCGGCTTCTAAAAAGCAAATCAACGATGGATTAGTACCATTGCCTCATAAGGAAGTCATCGATATGGCTTTTGATTTACATTTACCTGAAAGATCAGTTATTGGTAAATTGCCATACCATAGCCCGGAACCAATCATCTTTTTCCATGGGTTGCTAGGTTCCAAGCGTAATTATAAACATGATTGCAAGAAATTGGCCACCGCTTTACAAACACCAGTTTACACTGTCGACGTGAGAAATCACGGTTCCTCCGAACATGCTCTTCCTTTTAATTACGGTACTTTGGTCAACGATTTGGTTCATTTCATTCACCAACATAAGCTGGGTAAAGTTAATATCATTGGTTATTCGTTGGGCGCTAAGGTCGGTATGTTGGCATGTTTGAAACATCCAGAACTTTTCAGTGCTGCCTGTATCATCGATAACGCTCCAGAGCCACAACCACACATTAAGGCTTTCCTTTCCACGTTGATCAAATCATGTGTGAAATTGTTAGATCAAGGTAAAGTTAGAGTTGACGATAAACTGTGGAGACACAAGGCTTCTGAATCATTGAAACGTTATCTACCTAACGCTGGTGTTAGAAACTATGTCTTGAATAATATCGTCCATAACCCAAGAGTTGTTGAATACAGATCTCCCGTAATCAATTACGATGATGGCTTaattcatttcaaaaacCCAGTGAGACATATGTTGGATTGTGGTGTGAAAGATGTAGCTGACTGGCCTACAGAAGAGGTAAAGGATAAAAAATTCTTAGGCCCAGTTAACTTCATTAGAGCTACCAAATCTGCATTCATCAACCCAGATAGTTTGAAAGCAATTAATAGCTTTTTCCCATTCAACAACATACATGAAATCAATGCCACTCATTTTGTGTTAAATGAACGTCCACAGGAATACTTGAGAGCTGTTatcgatttcttcaaagtcaCTAGAtatcaattggaaaacaagagaaacaaGGACCCCAACAACTATATGCAAACCCAAAACTCCATCTCAAACTCGGATACGATGGGCCAAAGTTTGTGA
- the ELP4 gene encoding Elongator subunit ELP4 (similar to uniprot|Q02884 Saccharomyces cerevisiae YPL101W ELP4 Elongator protein part of the HAP subcomplex of Elongator which is a six-subunit component of the RNA polymerase II holoenzyme required for Elongator structural integrity and histone acetyltransferase activity), producing MSFRKRGEVLSDGNAARRNIVPGGMIPRDMPSRNNAQRPSGAISRGPMGGAAPGRVVPNIGNVHRDLKGLHISGRTAQAIPQAEASSGFSAVHPGIRPSPATSQQTTSTGCTDLDKLMGHSGFPLGCSLLIEEESTTDFNSILTKVYASQGIVHNRIEGSHGFKDGNTHLIVLSLNHHLTKELPGVYKGSRKDIKKSKIAQEQSKVTVSNLLESQSKSNTSAQRNKDLKIAWRYGMNDDSAKSESSREVDQSETYPDYNHQFDITSTLIPAPTSNEISFISPLLPAASVLSQMESIIKRHNSKLIRILLPNLLHPALYPPKMTQLHELIPLLHGLRSLLKKYKERCVMLSTISTSLYHNQPLFTAQIEQLFDGVIVLEPFGQEMLQFLERAYKSQPNKIQHGLVHIKKLPVFSERGEMHVSKSEWAFKNGRKRFEIEEWGIPVEDEDDSNKKNKDSSMQKARPPQDEHQQSHTTNLDF from the coding sequence ATGTCATTCAGGAAAAGAGGTGAAGTTTTGAGCGACGGGAATGCTGCTAGGAGAAACATTGTTCCAGGTGGGATGATTCCAAGAGATATGCCATCAAGAAACAATGCACAAAGACCATCTGGTGCAATAAGTAGAGGACCGATGGGTGGTGCAGCACCTGGACGTGTGGTTCCAAATATTGGAAATGTTCATCGAGATTTGAAAGGTCTACATATTTCGGGACGTACCGCGCAGGCCATCCCGCAAGCGGAGGCCTCATCTGGCTTCAGTGCAGTTCATCCTGGGATACGGCCTTCTCCTGCTACATCACAACAAACAACATCCACGGGGTGTACAGACTTGGATAAACTAATGGGTCACTCAGGGTTCCCTTTGGGTTGCTCTCTTTtgatagaagaagaatctacGACCGACTTTAATTCCATTTTAACCAAAGTGTATGCATCACAAGGTATTGTACATAACCGTATCGAAGGATCGCATGGTTTTAAAGATGGTAATACACATTTGATCGTATTATCTTTAAACCACCACCTAACCAAAGAGCTACCTGGCGTGTACAAAGGTTCCAGAAAGGATATCAAAAAGTCAAAGATAGCACAGGAACAGTCCAAGGTCACTGTCTCAAATCTTTTAGAGTCCCAATCAAAATCGAATACATCGGCACAGAGAAACAAGGACCTAAAAATCGCATGGAGGTATGGCATGAACGACGATTCTGCAAAATCAGAATCTTCTCGTGAAGTTGACCAAAGTGAAACTTATCCCGATTATAACCATCAATTTGACATTACGTCCACCCTAATTCCAGCTCCAACATCGAACGAAATTTCGTTCATTTCCCCATTACTGCCCGCAGCATCTGTTCTTTCCCAAATGGAATCGATAATCAAGAGACATAATTCGAAGCTGATAAGAATTTTATTGCCAAATCTCTTGCATCCAGCTCTATACCCACCCAAGATGACACAACTCCATGAATTAATTCCGTTACTACACGGACTCAGATCtctattgaagaaatataagGAAAGATGTGTGATGCTCTCTACAATCTCAACCAGTCTCTATCACAACCAACCACTTTTCACGGCTCAGATTGAACAACTCTTCGACGGTGTAATCGTCCTTGAACCATTCGGCCAGGAGATGCTTCagtttttggaaagagCATACAAATCCCAACCAAATAAGATTCAACACGGTTTAGTACATATCAAGAAACTTCCGGTGTTCAGTGAACGAGGTGAAATGCACGTTTCCAAGTCTGAATGGGCGTTCAAGaatggaagaaagagatttgAGATAGAAGAATGGGGTATCCCAGTggaagacgaagatgattccaataaaaaaaataaagacTCATCAATGCAGAAGGCACGTCCACCTCAAGATGAACATCAACAATCTCATACCACGAACTTAGATTTCTAA
- the ATG21 gene encoding Atg21p (similar to uniprot|Q02887 Saccharomyces cerevisiae YPL100W ATG21 Phosphatidylinositol 3 5-bisphosphate-binding protein required for maturation of pro-aminopeptidase I predicted to fold as a seven-bladed beta-propeller displays punctate cytoplasmic localization) — translation MALKLLGFNQDATCFSVISSNKGVTIYNCDPFGKCFELEKSTSNDEELDFLVEMLFSTSLIAVVDKTIGASKRKKLKIVNTKRKATICELTFPHEIMDVIMNRKIICVVLKSDQIFVYDISCMKLLRTIDVRGEKLKSTSKFRNSEAVGDIGVRVSLSTDNNSILCYSSYSKSDKENAPLNDIVVFDALKCIQINVLPAVHQSNIVCIACSPDGMLMATASEKGTIIRVFKTIDTENDEPILVNEFRRGSRPSRISEMKFNHDNTLLACVGESDTIHIFALPVTTTEADANEDDTLQQSSHSLSSSINGLQYISKGLANRFGKIIVSKIPTQSQQRHVAYIKIPENAKYRIGFPKDTTNTIHICGEDGNYLVYSIPRNEVGPCTLVKSNTFD, via the coding sequence ATGGCATTGAAGCTATTAGGATTTAATCAAGATGCGACGTGTTTCTCTGTGATCTCGTCTAATAAAGGGGTTACCATTTACAACTGTGATCCATTTGGTAAGTGTTTCGAATTGGAGaaatcaacttcaaatgaCGAAGAGCTAGATTTTCTAGTTGAGATGTTGTTTTCTACTAGCTTGATAGCCGTTGTAGATAAAACCATTGGCGCAtcaaagaggaagaaattaaagataGTAAACACTAAACGGAAGGCTACGATATGTGAACTTACGTTCCCACACGAGATTATGGATGTCATAATGAATAGAAAAATCATATGTGTTGTATTGAAAAGTGACCAGATATTTGTTTATGATATTTCATGCATGAAACTGTTACGAACCATCGACGTTAGAGGagagaaactgaaaagCACAAGCAAGTTCAGAAATAGTGAGGCTGTTGGTGATATTGGTGTGAGAGTATCATTAAGCACTGACAATAATAGTATCTTATGTTACTCATCGTATTCAAAATCAGACAAAGAGAATGCTCCATTGAATGATATCGTTGTATTTGATGCGCTGAAATGCATACAGATCAACGTATTACCCGCTGTGCATCAAAGTAATATAGTATGTATCGCGTGTTCTCCTGACGGTATGCTAATGGCAACTGCCTCTGAGAAGGGTACAATCATAAGGGTATTCAAAACTATTGACACTGAAAATGACGAACCTATCCTTGTTAACGAATTCAGAAGAGGCTCAAGGCCAAGTCGAATAAGTGAAATGAAGTTCAATCATGATAATACGCTACTAGCATGTGTTGGGGAATCGGACACTATCCATATCTTTGCCTTGCCGGTGACAACTACCGAAGCTGACGCGAATGAAGATGACACTTTGCAACAAAGTTCTCATTCTTTATCTAGCAGTATCAATGGGCTACAATACATATCGAAAGGTCTTGCGAACCGTTTTGGGAAAATTATTGTATCGAAGATTCCTACACAAAGCCAACAGCGACACGTAGCATATATTAAGATACCTGAAAATGCGAAATATCGCATTGGCTTCCCGAAGGATACTACAAACACTATACATATTTGTGGAGAAGATGGTAATTATCTTGTATACTCCATTCCGAGAAATGAAGTGGGCCCGTGTACGCTAGTAAAGAGTAACACTTTCGattga
- a CDS encoding uncharacterized protein (no similarity), with protein sequence MSNQTGEQWTPFILSTMVADTISSMIITDLDDDVLTVIDPFQDFLSDFFGDDRDIDERIEGETVIDDDSITDFDSTSVWSSSRSSNDSEYTHTSNTRPYTRGEIQTYGDSYGSTNIFSSIPNFISLSHTGTLSNIYWYPTQSVSSIQDGIYDSDEGVDVNSSDHDGDILERPSTPYEYVYDVRDPSNRAAHFSSILDMNIFNAHNDTKDG encoded by the coding sequence ATGTCAAACCAAACAGGTGAACAGTGGACACCATTCATACTGAGCACAATGGTAGCAGATACtatatcttcaatgataaTAACAGACCTTGACGATGATGTATTGACTGTAATAGATCcttttcaagattttttATCTGATTTTTTTGGCGACGACAGAGATATTGAcgaaagaattgaaggtGAAACTGTAATCGATGATGATAGCATTACAGATTTCGACTCGACCTCAGTTTGGAGTAGTAGCAGAAGCAGTAACGATTCTGAATATACTCATACATCTAATACCCGTCCTTACACAAGGGGAGAAATACAAACATATGGGGACTCTTATGGTAGTACCAACATTTTTTCATCGATACCAAACTTTATTTCGCTTAGCCATACTGGCACACTTTCCAATATATACTGGTACCCTACACAGTCAGTAAGTTCAATTCAGGATGGGATATATGATAGTGACGAAGGTGTTGATGTTAACAGCAGTGATCACGATGGTGATATTTTAGAACGGCCCAGCACCCCGTATGAATACGTATACGATGTCAGGGACCCATCCAACAGGGCAGCTCACTTTTCTTCGATTTTGGACAtgaatattttcaatgcACACAATGATACCAAGGATGGTTAA
- the ECM31 gene encoding 3-methyl-2-oxobutanoate hydroxymethyltransferase (similar to uniprot|P38122 Saccharomyces cerevisiae YBR176W ECM31 Ketopantoate hydroxymethyltransferase required for pantothenic acid biosynthesis converts 2-oxoisovalerate into 2-dehydropantoate) encodes MWSNGMIRCIGRRWYSLQNSSAVAATAKAVHQLTVKDIMAKYHRRNPISMVTAYDYITASWAQNANSDMILVGDSVAMCSLGYESTTQLSLDEFQYHVGAVCRAPGPAFVVVDMPFGSFERSISDGIGNAFQLLHLNPKVQAVKVECGLSQDDYSLEYIKELVRRGISVIGHIGLTPQRVHSLGGYKAQGGQQSTDAVALYNVSQTLQQIGCFGIVLECIPHKISSVITDKLHIPTIGIGAGPDTSGQVLVQSDVLGMLPGHKPKFVKMFADFKKDAVSALSQYVQEVHDKSFPHIGHHTFKVNDEVYQDFISKIDTE; translated from the coding sequence ATGTGGAGCAACGGTATGATTCGGTGTATAGGCAGGAGATGGTACTCGCTGCAGAACAGCTCGGCGGTTGCAGCAACCGCCAAAGCTGTTCATCAGCTTACCGTTAAGGATATTATGGCAAAATACCATCGTAGAAACCCCATTTCGATGGTTACTGCGTATGACTATATAACAGCAAGCTGGGCACAGAATGCCAACTCAGATATGATTTTAGTAGGTGACTCCGTCGCTATGTGTTCTTTAGGGTATGAATCAACTACTCAGCTTTCTCTTGACgaatttcaatatcatgTTGGTGCTGTTTGTCGCGCTCCAGGTCCTGCATTTGTCGTTGTCGATATGCCCTTCGGatcctttgaaagatcaaTTTCTGATGGGATCGGTAACGCGTTCCAGTTGTTACATTTGAATCCCAAAGTGCAAGCCGTGAAAGTAGAGTGTGGATTGTCTCAAGATGATTACTCGCTagaatatatcaaagaGTTGGTTAGACGTGGTATATCAGTGATAGGGCATATAGGATTGACTCCACAAAGAGTCCATTCACTAGGCGGGTACAAGGCCCAGGGTGGTCAACAGAGCACTGATGCTGTGGCGTTGTACAACGTTAGTCAAACTTTGCAACAGATCGGATGTTTCGGTATTGTATTGGAATGTATTCCGCATAAGATATCTTCTGTCATCACGGACAAATTACACATTCCCACCATTGGTATCGGTGCAGGCCCAGATACTAGTGGCCAGGTGTTGGTGCAATCTGACGTTCTTGGGATGCTTCCCGGACATAAACCGAAATTTGTTAAAATGTTCGCAGATTTTAAGAAGGACGCTGTTTCTGCTTTGTCTCAGTACgttcaagaagttcatgATAAATCTTTCCCACATATAGGCCACCACACTTTCAAAGTAAACGATGAAGTGTACCAAGATTTTATTTCTAAGATAGATACTGAGTGA
- the FMP30 gene encoding N-acetylphosphatidylethanolamine-hydrolyzing phospholipase D (similar to uniprot|Q02883 Saccharomyces cerevisiae YPL103C) has product MYRIRTGNLVQRLNLARNYTQKSTKQTRRTGLKILLYFSIPYTGYALYVFGSTNYEITRRERQLADKDDLEFKSTLVKYSPFQVLGRFENPFNEYRIQTVFEFFFNRVVEVFQRNRGGLPRSKEQMDELMPIHKPTWVTKGVLDNSHNEIEVEIKPFSSDEKEVNTEPVKRLYCTWLGQSCSVIILDKLKILTDPMFSKHLIHPTFGPQRITDMPAKIEDVPTPDLILVSHNHPDHLDEKSLKFWGDDHPQKPMWIVPKGLASYMIMNNVSNFTELSWWETCHVKIKGAQEDTIYQISSTPAMHWSGRSVLDANRSLWCSFIVHKGNKPVLFHAGDTGFVHDLYKRIVKKYGSGVRLALLPCGQYCPEWHQRPRHINPAEVIKIMNDLDAQTALGIHWGTFLLSGEYFREPKEKLEFLSEFNELKDRCFCPELGETLDFSNNVE; this is encoded by the coding sequence ATGTACAGGATACGTACCGGCAATCTAGTGCAAAGGTTGAATCTGGCAAGAAATTATACTCAAAAAAGTACGAAACAAACTAGAAGGACCGGACTGAAAATTCTCTTGTACTTTTCGATACCGTACACCGGCTATGCATTATATGTATTCGGCAGCACAAACTATGAAATTACGAGAAGAGAGCGGCAGCTTGCCGACAAAGATGATCTAGAATTCAAGAGCACTCTTGTGAAATACTCTCCGTTCCAGGTTTTGGGACGGTTCGAAAACCCTTTCAATGAATACAGAATTCAAACTGTATTTgagttctttttcaatcGAGTCGTTGAAGTGTTCCAAAGAAATAGAGGTGGTCTACCGAGATCGAAAGAGCAAATGGACGAGTTGATGCCTATTCATAAACCGACATGGGTAACCAAGGGAGTTTTGGATAACTCTcataatgaaattgaagtCGAGATTAAACCATTTTCTTCAGACGAAAAAGAAGTGAACACCGAACCTGTCAAACGGTTATATTGCACATGGCTAGGTCAATCATGCAGCGTGATTATattggataaattgaagataCTTACGGATCCAATGTTTTCGAAACATTTAATACATCCCACCTTTGGCCCACAACGAATCACTGATATGCCAGCGAAAATCGAAGATGTACCGACGCCAGACttgattttggtttctCACAACCATCCAGATCATTTAGACGAAAAAAGTCTTAAATTTTGGGGTGATGATCATCCACAGAAACCAATGTGGATTGTTCCAAAAGGATTAGCTTCTTATATGATAATGAACAATGTTTCCAATTTCACGGAGTTGTCATGGTGGGAAACTTGCCATGTGAAGATAAAAGGTGCGCAAGAAGATACCATTTACCAAATATCCTCCACGCCGGCAATGCATTGGTCAGGAAGATCTGTGTTAGATGCGAATAGGTCATTATGGTGTTCGTTCATAGTACATAAGGGTAACAAACCGGTGTTATTCCATGCGGGAGACACTGGTTTTGTGCATGATTTATACAAAAGAATCGTTAAAAAATATGGGAGCGGCGTACGGCTAGCTTTGCTCCCCTGTGGTCAATATTGCCCCGAATGGCATCAAAGGCCTCGACATATAAACCCAGCAGAAGTCATCAAGATCATGAATGATTTGGATGCGCAAACTGCTCTTGGTATCCACTGGGGAACATTTCTTCTGAGTGGGGAGTACTTTAGAGAACCTAAAGAGAAACTAGAGTTCTTATCTGAGTTTAACGAATTAAAAGATAGATGCTTTTGTCCCGAGTTGGGTGAGACTTTAGATTTCTCAAATAATGTAGAATAA
- the MSD1 gene encoding aspartate--tRNA ligase MSD1 (similar to uniprot|P15179 Saccharomyces cerevisiae YPL104W Mitochondrial aspartyl-tRNA synthetase, required for acylation of aspartyl-tRNA; yeast and bacterial aspartyl-, asparaginyl-, and lysyl-tRNA synthetases contain regions with high sequence similarity, suggesting a common ancestral gene), with product MLRIRNFSTVSKRLGKLPAFETVRDKFKFSSETSTIQSILQQKPNKVVLNGWIDAKPKKVGKNLIFGTLRDPNGEKIQLVDSQSFLKESQVEDVVQIIGELSEKKQTQQSTVNIEYELKIIELQKLNQANKKPSQLQDLKADDGAFPPEYRYLQLRLPKYQNNLKLRYEASKNVRTVLDSLNFTEVETPLLFKSTPEGAREFLVPTRGKIDGEASFYALPQSPQQYKQLLIASGVNRYFQVARCFRDEDLRSDRQPEFTQVDLEMAFSSGKDVREVVEKVITSTWNKLHASGTDLHTLDRTGKIIPVSGTEKIINLTYQQVMTQYGIDKPDLRYPDLKLMDLSEFKAYGYTNKEFPVFEVIVLRKAFETVEEFHRDWSYLSNKDNYNYRAPIVVPIESDELGTSWFTKFLPIAAFENPKLITKFLNLRKGDIIIGSTREPSRRLFENPTPLGRARQLITQSKRGKELFRKTDASVAAWVVDFPLFAPVEETAEKGSHYPVYTENAFSSTHHPFTMVNLRDYNKLESDPLSCHGEHYDLVVNGVELGGGSTRIHDPELQNYIFHEILNIKNPEDLFGHLLNAFKMGTPPHAGFAIGFDRMCAMLCGSESIRDVIAFPKSISGVDKVVGSPSTVPASTLDEYNIVSK from the coding sequence ATGTTGAGGATAAGAAATTTTAGCACTGTTAGTAAACGGTTGGGAAAGTTGCCTGCTTTTGAAACAGTTAGGGATAAGTTCAAATTCTCGTCGGAGACATCCACAATTCAGAGCATCTTGCAACAGAAGCCTAACAAAGTTGTATTGAATGGATGGATTGATGCAAAACCGAAGAAAGTAGGTAAGAACTTGATCTTTGGTACATTAAGAGATCCTAACGGGGAGAAGATACAACTTGTTGATTCGCAATCTTTTTTGAAGGAGAGTCAAGTAGAAGATGTGGTTCAAATCATCGGAGAGTTGTCCGAAAAAAAGCAGACACAGCAGTCAACAGTCAATATCGAATACGAGCTAAAGATTATCGAATTACAGAAGTTGAATCAAGCCAATAAAAAGCCATCTCAACTACAGGACCTTAAGGCAGATGATGGAGCGTTCCCTCCGGAGTACAGATATTTACAGCTAAGATTGCCAAAATACCAGAATAATTTAAAGTTACGATACGAAGCATCCAAGAACGTAAGAACCGTATTAGATTCCCTAAATTTTACTGAAGTTGAAACTCCGttattgttcaaatcaacCCCAGAAGGAGCGCGTGAATTTTTAGTGCCAACAAGAGGCAAAATTGACGGCGAGGCATCATTCTATGCTTTGCCACAAAGTCCACAGCAATACAAACAACTACTCATTGCCAGTGGTGTTAATCGTTACTTTCAAGTTGCACGTTGTTTCCGAGACGAGGATCTTAGAAGCGATAGGCAACCAGAATTCACCCAAGTCGATTTAGAAATGgcattttcttctgggaAAGATGTTAGAGAGGTAGTTGAAAAAGTAATTACAAGTACATGGAATAAGCTCCACGCTAGTGGCACTGACCTTCATACATTGGATAGGACAGGTAAGATCATCCCAGTCTCAGGTACAGAAAAGATCATAAATTTAACGTACCAGCAGGTTATGACTCAATACGGTATTGACAAACCAGACCTTAGGTATCCGGACTTGAAACTTATGGATCTTTCTGAATTCAAAGCTTACGGATACACGAATAAGGAATTTCCAGTATTTGAGGTCATAGTTTTACGCAAAGCTTTTGAAACCGTTGAGGAATTTCACAGAGACTGGAGTTATTTGTCTAACAAGGATAATTACAACTATAGAGCTCCCATTGTCGttccaattgaatcagATGAATTAGGTACCTCATGGTTCACTAAATTCTTGCCAATTGCTGCTTTTGAGAATCCAAAATTGATAACGAAGTTCCTTAATTTAAGGAAAGGTGACATTATTATCGGCTCCACCAGAGAACCTAGTAGAAGGCTTTTTGAAAATCCTACTCCACTAGGTAGAGCCCGTCAACTAATAACGCAGTCgaaaagaggaaaagaacTTTTCCGTAAGACTGATGCTTCGGTAGCTGCATGGGTTGTCGATTTCCCCTTATTTGCCCCAGTTGAGGAAACCGCGGAAAAAGGCAGTCACTATCCAGTGTACACTGAAAATGCATTTTCTTCTACCCATCATCCATTTACTATGGTTAACTTGAGAGACTATAATAAACTTGAAAGCGATCCATTGTCATGCCATGGTGAACATTATGATCTTGTCGTTAATGGTGTTGAGTTAGGTGGTGGTTCTACCAGAATCCATGATCCTGAATTGCAAAACTACATTTTCCATGAAATattgaatatcaaaaacCCTGAGGACCTTTTCGGTCATTTGTTAAATGCTTTCAAGATGGGAACACCTCCTCATGCTGGATTCGCCATTGGTTTTGACAGAATGTGCGCAATGCTCTGTGGCAGTGAAAGCATTAGAGATGTAATTGCTTTCCCAAAAAGCATCAGCGGTGTTGACAAAGTTGTTGGCAGCCCAAGCACAGTCCCGGCTTCAACTTTGGATGAATACAACATTGTATCGAAATGA
- the INA17 gene encoding Ina17p (similar to uniprot|Q02888 Saccharomyces cerevisiae YPL099C FMP14 The authentic non-tagged protein was localized to the mitochondria), translating to MFRPLVKRVVTRRFLAAANNSNAHIEIRTLEDLAKLQSLDNVDPKLISKLINDKTNELNIKNELQMLKQLQAEEQKTQETSLKKFVRPAWIFLLMGSIVYLSCHYVWWKLDYEEKELEYTHKVHQLESELAALNEAHNSSVSSDKNSKRSSRKWYKFW from the coding sequence ATGTTCAGACCGTTGGTGAAAAGAGTCGTAACTCGCCGTTTTCTAGCGGCTGCTAATAACAGTAATGCCCATATAGAGATCAGGACTCTAGAAGATCTTGCCAAGCTTCAATCACTCGATAACGTGGATCCTAAGTTAATTAGTAAGTTAATCAATGACAAGACTAACGAGCTTAATATTAAGAACGAACTACAGATGTTGAAACAGTTACAGGCAGAAGAACAGAAGACACAGGAGACTTCTCTCAAGAAGTTTGTTAGGCCAGCATGGATCTTTCTACTAATGGGTTCTATCGTATATCTTTCTTGTCATTATGTATGGTGGAAATTAGATTACGAGGAAAAAGAACTCGAATATACGCATAAAGTGCACCAGTTGGAAAGCGAACTAGCTGCATTGAACGAAGCACACAATTCTTCGGTATCTTCAGATAAAAATTCTAAAAGGTCAAGCAGGAAGTGGTATAAATTTTGGTAA